In Anaerolineales bacterium, a single window of DNA contains:
- a CDS encoding response regulator transcription factor, with amino-acid sequence MDKIGVFIVDDHPLFREGVRNVINGEADLHVIGESISGEEALPLIKELQPHVALIDVNLPGMNGMQLTRQVATERLGTAVVLLTAYDDVEQVLHGVRAGAAAYCSKDIQAGKLVDVIRQVARGFYVVGDQVYDSNGLAQWLEEGIESVRRPHLDGEVEAFSPLSPREMEILQYVTRGLSNKEIAGRLGISHQTVKNHMTAILHKLDVEDRTQAAVYALRHGWVRLQDTRK; translated from the coding sequence ATGGACAAGATCGGTGTCTTCATTGTCGACGACCACCCGCTCTTCCGTGAAGGCGTACGCAACGTCATCAACGGCGAGGCCGACCTGCACGTGATCGGGGAAAGCATCAGCGGCGAGGAGGCTCTACCCTTGATCAAGGAACTGCAGCCGCATGTCGCCCTGATCGATGTCAACCTCCCGGGCATGAACGGCATGCAGCTCACCCGCCAGGTGGCGACCGAGCGCCTGGGGACTGCCGTCGTTCTGCTCACGGCCTACGACGATGTCGAGCAGGTGTTGCATGGGGTTCGGGCTGGCGCCGCCGCCTACTGCTCGAAAGACATCCAGGCTGGCAAGCTGGTCGACGTCATCCGTCAGGTGGCGCGCGGCTTCTACGTCGTCGGCGACCAGGTGTACGACAGCAACGGGCTGGCACAGTGGCTGGAGGAGGGCATCGAGAGCGTCCGCCGCCCTCACCTGGACGGGGAGGTCGAAGCCTTCTCGCCTCTCTCGCCCCGCGAGATGGAGATCTTGCAGTATGTCACCCGGGGCCTGAGCAACAAGGAGATCGCCGGTCGTCTGGGGATCAGTCACCAGACGGTAAAGAACCACATGACCGCCATTCTGCACAAGCTCGACGTCGAGGACCGCACGCAGGCGGCGGTCTACGCCCTCCGTCACGGTTGGGTGCGCCTTCAGGACACACGCAAGTAG